A genomic segment from Alteribacillus bidgolensis encodes:
- a CDS encoding accessory Sec system S-layer assembly protein, whose amino-acid sequence MLSFFRKKGNGKPKMEGNETTVSSEELLNETSETDDTEQKVETDLSIHPEWTISKEDQYSFQFLNMECPPLKPNQISLSGISLQEEKDGQYQVTAFIRNSLNKTIKLHETTLVLLDSTDKVLGRKTMDLSQAGEIPGKSSRPWKFSFAGTDLFITELPNEGWKLAFQLKPSSRKHSLSLENSWEQSLAEKDKVKLQEMVDNLTPPKPGEVNFMGLKALRKENGDLHVTMLIRNGSNKNINLEQIPLQVEDASGETIAKGGFTLDKFEVKANTSKPWTFIFPQELVSDEEIDLSSWQAYPVQKNKNH is encoded by the coding sequence ATGCTCTCATTTTTTCGTAAAAAAGGAAACGGCAAACCAAAGATGGAAGGAAACGAAACGACCGTTTCTTCCGAAGAACTATTAAATGAAACAAGCGAAACAGACGACACCGAACAAAAAGTAGAGACAGACCTGTCAATTCATCCTGAATGGACCATCTCCAAAGAAGACCAATATTCCTTTCAGTTTTTGAACATGGAGTGTCCGCCGTTAAAACCAAATCAAATTTCGCTTTCGGGCATCAGTCTTCAAGAAGAAAAAGACGGACAATATCAAGTCACTGCATTTATTCGCAACAGCTTAAATAAAACGATTAAACTTCATGAAACAACGTTAGTACTGCTTGACAGTACAGACAAAGTACTTGGACGAAAAACGATGGACTTATCCCAGGCAGGAGAAATTCCAGGTAAAAGCAGCCGTCCTTGGAAATTTTCTTTTGCCGGTACCGACTTATTTATAACCGAACTTCCAAATGAGGGATGGAAACTGGCCTTTCAGCTAAAACCATCCTCCCGTAAACACAGCCTTTCTCTTGAAAACAGCTGGGAACAGTCCTTAGCGGAAAAAGACAAAGTGAAACTGCAGGAAATGGTAGATAACTTGACTCCTCCCAAACCTGGAGAAGTAAACTTTATGGGATTAAAAGCCCTTCGAAAAGAAAACGGAGACCTGCACGTTACTATGCTTATCCGTAACGGCAGCAATAAAAATATTAATCTGGAACAAATTCCTCTGCAAGTAGAAGATGCAAGCGGCGAAACCATTGCTAAAGGCGGGTTTACGCTCGATAAATTTGAAGTAAAAGCAAACACGAGCAAACCTTGGACTTTTATTTTCCCGCAAGAGCTTGTAAGTGATGAAGAAATTGATTTGAGCAGCTGGCAAGC
- the secA2 gene encoding accessory Sec system translocase SecA2, translating into MIGSLKKIIGDEQQRRLKKYNKIVDRINKLEPEIEKLSDEGLQKKTEEFKERIQNGESVQRLREEAFAVVREASRRVIGLRHYDVQLLGGLTLNDGDIAEMVTGEGKTLVASLPSYLRALEGKGVHVITVNEYLARRDRELIGQVHEFLGLSVGLNVPRLAKEEKKKAYQADITYGVGNEFGFDYLKDNMVYNSFEKVQRPYNFTIIDEIDSVLVDEAKTPLIIAGKTQVNPSLYQICAKMSRSFDAQKDYLYDPISKSVSLTDAGITKVERAFGIDNLYDLEHHTLYHFVLQALRARVMFKRDVDYIVKEGEIKLVDMFTGRIMDGRSFSDGLHQALEAKEALEITEENKTQAQITVQNYFRMYPTICGMTGTAKTEEQEFRNLYGMDVIQIPTNKPRIREDREDIIFATAEEKYHAVAREVKQRYQKGQPVLIGTSSIIQSETMARYLDEQKVPYELLNAKSVEKEVQLISLAGQKGQITIATNMAGRGTDIMLGEGAAEVGGLFVLGTERHENRRIDNQLKGRSGRQGDPGETQMFLSLEDDMLLRFGEEDIEKLQENLQTDTVGKVLNEDAHRAVNLAQEMCENANASFREYTLKLDDIANEQRNVIYTLRDKVLENKDPLSTWIDMVQSSTKKLVENYCGDEYLPDDWNMEELQSRLNHIVLNPKIQLPKNVEDRRDILEIVEESTVEYLKKVEAFREKSGVQTQARKVLLTTIDRHWLSHLEEMTRLKEGIGLRSYQQEDPMRVFTREGYELFARMYDMIEQDVSVHLSKLIRPLVQPEEVKK; encoded by the coding sequence ATGATTGGTTCACTGAAAAAAATAATCGGAGACGAGCAGCAGCGCCGATTGAAAAAATATAATAAAATCGTAGATCGGATTAATAAACTTGAACCGGAAATAGAAAAACTGTCTGATGAAGGTTTGCAAAAGAAAACCGAAGAATTCAAAGAACGGATTCAAAATGGAGAAAGCGTACAAAGGTTAAGAGAAGAAGCTTTTGCCGTCGTTCGGGAAGCTTCCCGACGCGTGATCGGCCTTCGTCATTATGACGTTCAGCTTCTCGGCGGATTGACATTAAACGACGGAGATATTGCCGAAATGGTAACAGGGGAGGGCAAGACATTAGTTGCATCCCTTCCGAGCTATCTGCGCGCATTAGAAGGAAAAGGCGTCCATGTTATCACGGTAAATGAATACTTAGCCCGTCGTGACCGTGAACTTATTGGACAAGTACACGAATTTCTCGGACTAAGCGTCGGATTAAATGTCCCCCGGCTTGCTAAAGAAGAGAAAAAGAAAGCTTATCAAGCAGATATTACATACGGAGTCGGAAACGAGTTCGGTTTTGATTACTTAAAAGACAATATGGTGTACAACTCCTTTGAAAAAGTGCAAAGACCATATAACTTTACAATTATTGATGAAATTGACAGCGTCCTCGTGGATGAAGCAAAAACACCGCTTATCATTGCTGGAAAAACACAGGTAAACCCAAGCCTCTATCAAATTTGTGCAAAAATGTCGCGCAGCTTTGATGCACAGAAAGACTACTTATATGACCCCATTTCAAAGTCTGTTAGTTTAACAGATGCCGGCATTACGAAAGTCGAAAGAGCATTTGGCATTGATAACCTGTATGACTTAGAACACCATACTCTGTACCATTTTGTTCTGCAAGCTCTTCGTGCACGTGTAATGTTTAAACGCGATGTGGATTACATCGTAAAAGAAGGAGAAATTAAGCTAGTTGATATGTTTACGGGACGCATTATGGATGGGCGCAGTTTCAGTGATGGCCTCCACCAAGCCTTAGAAGCAAAGGAAGCTCTTGAAATTACAGAAGAAAACAAGACACAGGCCCAAATCACCGTGCAAAACTACTTTAGAATGTATCCGACAATATGCGGAATGACTGGAACAGCGAAAACAGAAGAACAAGAATTCAGAAACTTGTACGGGATGGATGTCATCCAAATTCCAACAAACAAACCACGCATTCGAGAAGATAGAGAGGATATTATCTTTGCAACAGCAGAAGAAAAATACCATGCTGTCGCAAGGGAAGTGAAACAACGCTATCAAAAAGGCCAGCCTGTTTTAATTGGAACATCCTCTATTATTCAGTCCGAAACGATGGCACGCTACTTGGATGAACAAAAAGTTCCTTATGAATTGTTAAATGCGAAAAGTGTAGAAAAAGAAGTACAATTAATATCTCTTGCTGGTCAAAAAGGTCAGATAACGATCGCTACAAATATGGCTGGACGAGGTACAGATATCATGCTTGGAGAAGGCGCGGCAGAAGTGGGAGGCTTGTTTGTGCTTGGCACCGAACGTCACGAAAACCGTCGTATCGATAACCAGTTAAAAGGACGTTCCGGACGTCAGGGAGACCCCGGAGAAACCCAAATGTTTCTTTCATTAGAAGATGATATGCTGCTTCGCTTCGGAGAAGAAGACATTGAAAAATTACAAGAAAACTTACAAACAGACACAGTTGGGAAAGTTTTAAATGAAGACGCGCACCGTGCTGTAAATCTTGCCCAAGAAATGTGCGAAAATGCAAATGCTTCCTTCCGTGAATATACGCTTAAACTGGACGACATCGCCAATGAACAACGAAATGTCATTTACACGCTGCGTGATAAAGTGCTCGAAAACAAAGATCCGCTCAGCACATGGATCGATATGGTTCAATCCAGTACGAAGAAGCTTGTGGAAAACTATTGCGGCGATGAATACCTGCCCGATGACTGGAATATGGAAGAACTGCAAAGCCGGTTAAATCATATTGTACTAAACCCTAAAATACAGCTTCCTAAAAACGTAGAAGACCGCCGCGACATCTTGGAGATTGTGGAAGAAAGTACAGTAGAATACTTAAAAAAAGTGGAAGCTTTTCGTGAGAAAAGCGGTGTCCAAACCCAGGCCCGCAAAGTACTATTAACAACTATTGACCGTCATTGGCTAAGTCATCTAGAAGAAATGACACGATTAAAAGAAGGGATTGGGCTGCGAAGCTATCAGCAAGAAGATCCTATGCGCGTCTTTACCAGGGAAGGATATGAATTATTTGCAAGAATGTACGATATGATTGAACAAGACGTTTCCGTTCATTTATCTAAATTAATACGACCATTAGTGCAGCCAGAAGAGGTGAAAAAATAA